A single region of the Arthrobacter sp. PAMC25564 genome encodes:
- a CDS encoding SPOR domain-containing protein: MPEYWYNVNTHEVEEDAMSDWSQLIGPYKTREEAEHALAKVKARNEAWEKGEED, encoded by the coding sequence ATGCCGGAATACTGGTACAACGTCAACACCCATGAGGTCGAAGAGGACGCCATGTCTGATTGGAGCCAGCTGATCGGCCCCTACAAGACGCGGGAGGAAGCCGAACATGCCCTGGCCAAGGTCAAGGCGCGCAACGAGGCCTGGGAAAAGGGCGAGGAAGACTAG
- the map gene encoding type I methionyl aminopeptidase gives MPSLALTAPIGTLVPGTISPQLPVPASIPRPEYVGKPGPAKFTGSEVKSAETIERIRIASRIAAQAIVEVGKHIEPGVTTDQLDRVGHEFLLDHKAYPSTLGYRGFPKSLCSSLNEVICHGIPDNTVVRDGDILNIDITAFIGGVHGDTNYTFLVGDVDEESRLLVERTQESLNRAIRAVAPGREINVIGRAIESYAKRFGYGVVRDFTGHGVGEAFHTGLIIPHYDAAPAYNTVMETGMVFTIEPMLTLGTIDWDMWADDWTVVTRDHKRTAQFEHTLLVTESGAEVLTLA, from the coding sequence ATGCCTTCTCTAGCCTTGACTGCACCCATCGGCACCCTGGTCCCGGGAACGATCAGCCCGCAGCTTCCCGTGCCGGCGTCCATCCCGCGCCCCGAATACGTGGGCAAGCCCGGGCCAGCCAAGTTCACCGGCTCAGAGGTCAAGTCGGCGGAAACCATCGAAAGGATCCGGATCGCCTCACGGATCGCCGCCCAGGCCATCGTGGAGGTCGGAAAGCACATCGAACCCGGCGTCACCACCGACCAGCTGGACCGGGTGGGCCACGAGTTCCTCCTCGACCACAAGGCGTACCCGTCCACCCTGGGATATCGCGGGTTCCCGAAGTCCCTGTGCTCCTCGCTGAATGAAGTGATCTGTCATGGCATCCCGGACAACACGGTGGTCCGGGACGGCGACATCCTCAACATCGACATCACGGCATTCATCGGCGGCGTGCACGGCGACACCAACTACACTTTCCTCGTGGGCGACGTCGACGAGGAATCCCGGCTTCTCGTCGAGCGCACCCAGGAATCGCTGAACCGTGCCATCCGGGCCGTGGCACCGGGCCGCGAGATCAACGTCATCGGCCGGGCCATCGAGTCCTATGCCAAACGGTTCGGCTACGGCGTTGTCCGCGACTTCACCGGCCACGGCGTCGGGGAAGCCTTCCACACCGGGCTGATCATCCCGCATTACGACGCCGCCCCGGCCTACAACACCGTCATGGAGACCGGTATGGTGTTCACCATCGAACCCATGTTGACGCTCGGCACCATCGACTGGGACATGTGGGCCGATGACTGGACCGTGGTGACGCGCGACCACAAACGCACCGCCCAGTTCGAGCACACCCTGCTCGTAACGGAATCCGGCGCCGAAGTCCTCACGCTGGCCTGA
- the ppgK gene encoding polyphosphate--glucose phosphotransferase, protein MAKKDEKSAKNAPLIGVDIGGTGIKAGIVDLKKGKLVGDRLRVPTPQPSTPEAVADVVAQVVAELSKRPDAPAADSPVGVTFPGIIQHGVVHSTANVDRSWLELDIDALLTARLGRPVEVINDADAAGLAEARYGAGAGVAGTVLVITLGTGIGSAFIFDGKLVPNAELGHLEIDGFDAESKASAVARERDGLSWEQYSVLLQRYFSHVEFLFSPELFIVGGGISKRADEYLPRLKLRTPIVPAELKNDAGIVGAAIEIALKHKLAK, encoded by the coding sequence TTGGCCAAGAAGGACGAGAAGTCTGCTAAGAACGCCCCCCTGATCGGTGTCGACATCGGCGGCACCGGAATAAAGGCCGGAATCGTCGATCTGAAGAAGGGCAAGCTGGTGGGTGACCGGCTGCGCGTGCCCACCCCGCAGCCGTCGACTCCGGAAGCTGTCGCCGATGTGGTGGCACAGGTCGTGGCGGAACTCTCCAAGCGTCCCGACGCGCCGGCCGCAGACTCCCCCGTGGGCGTCACCTTCCCGGGCATCATCCAGCATGGCGTGGTCCACTCGACCGCCAACGTGGACAGGTCCTGGCTCGAGCTGGACATCGACGCCCTGCTCACGGCCCGTCTCGGGCGGCCGGTGGAGGTCATCAACGACGCCGACGCCGCCGGCCTCGCCGAAGCCCGCTACGGGGCCGGTGCAGGTGTAGCCGGCACGGTCCTGGTGATCACGCTCGGCACCGGCATCGGATCCGCGTTCATTTTCGACGGCAAGCTCGTGCCCAACGCCGAGCTCGGCCACCTGGAGATCGACGGCTTCGACGCCGAAAGCAAGGCCTCCGCCGTCGCCCGTGAACGCGATGGCCTCAGCTGGGAGCAGTACAGCGTGCTGCTGCAGCGGTACTTCTCCCACGTCGAGTTCCTGTTCTCCCCCGAACTGTTCATCGTCGGCGGCGGCATCTCCAAGCGTGCCGACGAATACCTGCCCAGGCTCAAGCTGCGCACACCGATTGTGCCGGCCGAATTGAAGAACGACGCCGGGATCGTCGGCGCCGCGATCGAGATTGCGCTCAAGCACAAGCTGGCCAAGTAG
- the nrdR gene encoding transcriptional regulator NrdR, with protein sequence MYCPFCRNPDSRVVDSRIADDGSAIRRRRQCPECGRRFTTVETTSLTVIKRSGVGEPFSRSKVINGVRKACQGRPVTEDDLALLAQEVEESIRASGAAEIEAHEVGLAILNPLQKLDEVAYLRFASVYQAFESLEDFETAIALLRHEAESNGPDGGNSRKRPLRAP encoded by the coding sequence GTGTATTGCCCGTTCTGCCGTAACCCTGATTCCCGGGTGGTGGACAGCCGCATCGCCGACGACGGTTCGGCCATCCGGCGCCGTCGTCAATGCCCGGAGTGCGGCCGCCGCTTCACCACCGTGGAAACCACGAGCCTGACCGTCATCAAGCGCTCCGGCGTCGGTGAGCCGTTCAGCCGCAGCAAGGTGATCAACGGTGTCCGCAAAGCCTGCCAGGGCCGTCCCGTCACCGAGGACGACCTCGCCCTGCTGGCCCAGGAAGTCGAAGAGTCGATCCGCGCCTCCGGTGCTGCCGAGATCGAGGCCCACGAAGTCGGCCTGGCGATCCTGAACCCGCTGCAGAAGCTCGACGAAGTCGCCTACCTGCGCTTCGCCAGCGTGTACCAGGCCTTTGAATCCCTCGAGGACTTCGAGACGGCCATCGCCCTGCTCCGCCACGAGGCCGAGTCAAACGGTCCGGACGGCGGGAATTCCCGGAAGCGCCCGCTCCGGGCCCCGTAA
- the hisD gene encoding histidinol dehydrogenase, which produces MTLTSDSSVPPVPATITFRTVDVRGQRLSLAGLRAAVPRAKAGTMADAEAKVLDIISAIRTRGFDALRELALKFDGVEQTHPRVPAEALQAALDGLDPAVRAALEESIRRARSFADAQRPANIDVELGAGAVVSQNWVPVARVGLYVPGGLAVYPSSVIMNVVPALAAGVGSIALASPPQKNFGGLPHPTILAAACLLGIGEVYAIGGAQAIAAFAYGIPGTGPAAGHPATGPSSAQPGGIDPVDVVTGPGNIFVATAKRLVKGVVGIDSEAGTTEIAILADATARPDLVAADLISQAEHDPQAASVLITDSESLAAAVRVELESQAAVTKHSGRVREALSGPQSGVVLVEDLEQGIAACDAYAAEHLEIMTADAPGVAARIRNAGAIFVGDYSPVSLGDYCAGSNHVLPTSGTAAFSSGLNVTTFLRAIQVVNYSRSALEQVSGHILSLSGAEDLPAHGQAVTARFTAGS; this is translated from the coding sequence GTGACCCTTACTTCTGACAGCTCCGTACCCCCGGTTCCCGCCACCATTACCTTCCGCACCGTGGACGTGCGCGGCCAGCGACTGTCCCTCGCCGGGCTCCGCGCCGCCGTTCCCCGGGCGAAGGCCGGCACCATGGCCGACGCCGAGGCCAAGGTTCTGGACATCATCTCCGCCATCCGCACCCGCGGCTTTGACGCGCTCCGGGAGCTGGCCCTGAAGTTCGACGGGGTCGAGCAAACCCACCCGCGGGTCCCGGCCGAGGCGCTCCAGGCCGCACTGGACGGACTGGATCCGGCGGTTCGCGCCGCACTGGAAGAGTCCATCCGGCGGGCCCGAAGCTTCGCCGACGCCCAGCGCCCGGCGAACATCGACGTCGAACTCGGTGCAGGCGCCGTCGTGAGCCAGAACTGGGTCCCGGTCGCCAGGGTGGGCCTCTACGTGCCCGGCGGCCTCGCCGTCTACCCGTCCTCGGTGATCATGAACGTCGTCCCGGCCCTGGCCGCCGGCGTCGGGTCCATCGCCCTCGCGTCACCGCCGCAGAAGAACTTCGGCGGCCTGCCGCACCCCACGATCCTCGCGGCAGCGTGCCTGCTGGGCATCGGGGAGGTCTACGCGATCGGAGGGGCGCAGGCCATCGCGGCCTTCGCCTACGGCATCCCCGGCACCGGTCCGGCGGCCGGTCACCCAGCCACCGGCCCGTCGTCGGCGCAGCCCGGCGGAATTGATCCCGTCGACGTCGTCACCGGGCCGGGCAACATTTTTGTCGCCACTGCCAAGCGCCTCGTCAAGGGAGTTGTGGGGATCGACTCCGAGGCAGGCACCACCGAAATCGCGATCCTCGCCGACGCCACCGCCCGGCCGGACCTCGTGGCCGCGGACCTGATCAGCCAGGCCGAGCATGACCCGCAGGCGGCCTCCGTCCTCATCACGGATTCCGAATCCCTCGCGGCAGCCGTCCGGGTCGAACTGGAGAGCCAGGCTGCCGTGACGAAGCACAGCGGCCGGGTCCGCGAGGCGCTCTCCGGCCCGCAGTCCGGCGTCGTCCTCGTCGAAGACCTCGAACAGGGCATTGCGGCCTGCGACGCCTATGCCGCCGAGCACCTGGAAATCATGACGGCGGACGCGCCCGGCGTGGCCGCCCGGATCCGCAACGCCGGAGCGATCTTCGTGGGTGACTACAGCCCCGTCAGCCTGGGGGACTACTGTGCCGGGTCCAACCACGTACTGCCGACCAGCGGCACCGCAGCCTTCTCCTCCGGCCTGAACGTGACCACCTTCCTGCGCGCCATCCAGGTCGTCAACTACAGCCGCTCAGCCCTGGAGCAGGTCAGCGGCCACATCCTCAGCCTCTCCGGCGCGGAAGACCTGCCCGCCCACGGCCAGGCGGTCACCGCGCGCTTCACCGCCGGGAGCTGA
- a CDS encoding flavin reductase family protein, translating to MFRRHAAGVAIITANYNGVPYGFTATSVASLSAKPPRFTFNMARTSSSWPAVANTTYIGVHMLGLDNQELADRFARTSNRFEGDHWELGPHEVPVLKDVAGWLIGKVQMRLSFENNAVVVVEVLDGQIGGDDMPLLYHSGTYSQPAPLDYEI from the coding sequence ATGTTCCGCCGGCATGCGGCAGGTGTGGCGATCATCACCGCCAACTACAACGGGGTTCCCTACGGGTTCACCGCGACCTCGGTGGCATCGCTCTCGGCCAAGCCGCCGCGGTTCACGTTCAACATGGCCCGCACCTCAAGCTCCTGGCCGGCCGTCGCCAACACCACCTACATCGGCGTCCACATGCTGGGGCTGGACAACCAGGAACTTGCCGACCGCTTTGCCCGGACCAGCAACCGCTTCGAGGGCGACCACTGGGAGCTCGGCCCCCATGAGGTGCCCGTCCTGAAGGACGTCGCCGGCTGGCTGATCGGCAAGGTGCAGATGCGGCTGTCCTTCGAGAACAACGCCGTGGTCGTCGTCGAGGTCCTCGACGGCCAGATCGGCGGGGACGACATGCCCCTGCTGTACCACTCAGGGACGTACAGCCAGCCGGCCCCGCTGGACTACGAAATCTAG
- the dnaE gene encoding DNA polymerase III subunit alpha, whose translation MTSSNNSFVHLHNHTEYSMLDGAARLGDLFNHTKELGMSSLATTDHGFVFGAFDFWNKARNAGVKPIVGVEAYLTPGTARADKTRVRWGDGGRNDVSGAGSYTHMTMWAETTQGMHNLFRMSSLASLEGYLYKPRMDRDLLQTYGKGLIATTGCPSGEVQTKLRLGLYQEAKQAASDFRDIFGAENFFCELMDHGLDIERTIQADLIKLAKELGLPMVATNDLHYTHAEDAASHAALLCVQSGSSLADPKRFKFDADEFYLKSPAEMRAIFSDHPDACDNTLLIAERCDVEFNENASYMPRFPVPDGENEQSWFVKEVEKGLHYRYPKGIPDHVRKQADFEVGVITQMGFPGYFLVVADFINWAKNNGIRVGPGRGSGAGSMVAYAMRITDLDPLVHGLIFERFLNPERVSMPDFDVDFDDRRRAEVIRYVTEKYGDERVAMIVTYGTIKAKQALKDSSRVLGYPFSTGERLTKAMPPDVMGKGISLADVHNPEASRYSEAEELRELLKSDADSQKVFETALGLEGLKRQWGVHAAGVIMSSDPLIDIIPIMRREQDGQVITQFDYPTCEGLGLIKMDFLGLRNLTIITDAVENIKLNKGIDLVLEDLDLEDQGAYELLARGDTLGVFQLDGGPMRSLLKQMRPDNFEDISAVIALYRPGPMGANSHTNYALRKTGLQEIIPIHPELEEPLAEILGGTYGLIVYQEQVMAIAQKVAGFTLGQADILRRAMGKKKKSELDKQYAGFEKGMMDNGYSAAAIKTLWDILLPFSDYAFNKAHSAAYGLVSYWTAYLKAHYPAEYMAALLTSVGDDKDKLALYLNECRKMGITVLPPDVNESSVNFTPVGKDIRFGMAAIRNVGVNVVEAMVRARESEGAFTSFKDYLLKVPAVVCNKRTIESLIKAGAFDSLGHPRRALAMIHEEAIDSVITLKRNEAIGQFDLFAGFEDQEPEASLTTEIPDLPEWEKKDKLSFERDMLGLYVSDHPLQGLEGLLSQHADQTITSVIGEDGPNDGAIITIAGMITSLSRRIAKASGNAYARAEVEDLGGSMEVMFFGQVYGPIASVLAEDLIVVVKGRLQKRDDGAVTLNCMELSVPDLSDSMNGPVVITMQTHKATESVVTELGDVLRTHRGTSEVRLHLQGDTRVEVMGLPVHLRVNPDPSLFGDLKVLLGPTCLDG comes from the coding sequence GTGACTTCCAGCAACAACTCGTTCGTGCACCTCCACAACCACACCGAATATTCCATGTTGGATGGTGCGGCGAGACTGGGGGACCTGTTCAACCACACCAAGGAACTGGGCATGTCCTCGCTGGCCACGACGGACCATGGCTTCGTCTTCGGGGCTTTCGACTTCTGGAACAAGGCCCGCAACGCCGGCGTCAAACCGATTGTCGGGGTGGAGGCCTACCTCACCCCGGGCACGGCGCGGGCGGACAAGACCCGCGTCCGCTGGGGCGACGGCGGGCGCAACGATGTCTCCGGCGCCGGTTCCTACACCCACATGACCATGTGGGCCGAAACCACGCAGGGCATGCACAACCTGTTCCGGATGTCCTCGCTGGCCTCGCTGGAGGGATACCTCTACAAGCCGCGCATGGACCGTGACCTGCTGCAGACCTACGGCAAAGGCCTGATTGCCACTACGGGCTGCCCGTCCGGCGAAGTCCAGACCAAACTCCGCCTCGGCCTCTACCAGGAAGCCAAGCAGGCGGCGTCGGACTTCCGCGACATCTTCGGTGCCGAGAACTTCTTCTGCGAGCTCATGGACCACGGCCTGGACATCGAGCGGACCATCCAGGCTGACCTGATCAAGCTGGCCAAGGAGCTCGGCCTGCCGATGGTGGCCACTAACGACCTCCACTACACGCACGCCGAAGACGCCGCCAGCCATGCGGCGCTGCTCTGCGTGCAGTCGGGTTCCAGCCTGGCCGACCCCAAGCGCTTCAAGTTCGACGCCGACGAGTTCTACCTGAAGTCGCCGGCGGAGATGCGGGCGATCTTCAGCGACCACCCGGATGCCTGCGACAACACCCTGCTGATCGCCGAGCGCTGCGACGTCGAATTCAACGAGAACGCCAGCTACATGCCGCGCTTCCCGGTGCCGGACGGCGAAAACGAGCAGTCCTGGTTCGTGAAGGAAGTCGAAAAGGGACTGCATTACCGCTACCCCAAGGGCATCCCGGACCACGTCCGCAAGCAGGCCGACTTCGAGGTCGGCGTCATCACGCAGATGGGCTTCCCGGGCTACTTCCTGGTCGTGGCAGACTTCATCAACTGGGCCAAGAACAACGGCATCCGCGTCGGTCCCGGCCGTGGCTCCGGTGCCGGCTCGATGGTGGCCTACGCCATGCGCATCACCGACCTCGACCCCCTCGTCCACGGGCTGATCTTCGAGCGCTTCCTGAACCCGGAGCGCGTTTCCATGCCCGACTTCGACGTGGACTTCGATGACCGGCGCCGTGCTGAAGTCATCCGGTACGTCACCGAGAAGTACGGCGACGAGCGAGTCGCCATGATCGTCACCTACGGCACCATCAAGGCCAAGCAGGCGCTCAAGGACTCCTCCCGTGTGCTGGGCTACCCCTTCTCCACCGGTGAGCGCCTCACCAAGGCCATGCCGCCGGACGTGATGGGCAAGGGCATCTCGCTGGCGGACGTGCACAATCCGGAGGCCAGCCGTTACTCCGAGGCCGAGGAACTGCGCGAACTCCTCAAGTCCGACGCCGATTCGCAGAAGGTCTTCGAGACCGCCCTGGGGCTGGAAGGCCTGAAACGCCAATGGGGCGTCCATGCCGCCGGCGTCATCATGTCCTCGGACCCGCTGATCGACATCATCCCGATCATGCGCCGCGAGCAGGACGGCCAGGTCATCACCCAGTTCGACTACCCCACCTGTGAGGGCCTCGGCCTGATCAAGATGGACTTCCTCGGCCTGCGGAACCTGACGATCATCACGGACGCCGTGGAGAATATCAAGCTCAACAAGGGCATCGACCTCGTCCTGGAGGACCTCGACCTTGAGGACCAGGGTGCCTACGAGCTCCTTGCCCGGGGTGACACCTTGGGTGTCTTCCAGCTCGACGGCGGGCCGATGCGCTCCCTGCTCAAGCAGATGCGCCCGGACAACTTCGAGGACATCTCCGCCGTCATCGCCCTGTACCGGCCCGGCCCCATGGGCGCGAACTCGCACACGAACTACGCGCTCCGCAAGACCGGACTGCAGGAAATCATTCCGATCCACCCCGAGCTCGAGGAACCGCTCGCCGAGATCCTCGGCGGAACGTACGGCCTGATCGTGTACCAGGAGCAGGTCATGGCGATCGCTCAGAAGGTCGCCGGGTTCACCCTCGGCCAGGCCGACATCCTGCGCCGCGCCATGGGCAAGAAGAAGAAGTCCGAGCTGGATAAGCAATACGCCGGCTTTGAAAAGGGCATGATGGACAACGGCTATTCCGCCGCGGCCATCAAGACCCTGTGGGACATCCTGCTGCCCTTCTCCGACTACGCCTTCAACAAGGCGCACTCGGCGGCGTACGGGCTGGTGTCCTACTGGACCGCGTACCTCAAAGCCCATTACCCGGCCGAGTACATGGCGGCCCTGCTGACCAGCGTCGGAGATGACAAGGACAAGCTGGCGCTGTACCTCAATGAGTGCCGCAAGATGGGCATCACGGTGCTGCCGCCGGATGTCAACGAGTCCAGCGTCAACTTCACCCCGGTCGGCAAGGACATCCGTTTCGGCATGGCCGCCATCCGCAATGTCGGCGTCAACGTTGTCGAGGCCATGGTCAGGGCCCGCGAGTCCGAGGGGGCCTTCACCTCGTTCAAGGACTACCTGCTCAAGGTTCCGGCCGTGGTTTGCAACAAGCGGACCATCGAATCGCTGATCAAGGCGGGTGCCTTCGACTCGCTGGGCCATCCGCGGCGCGCCCTGGCGATGATCCACGAAGAGGCCATCGACTCGGTCATCACGCTCAAGCGCAACGAGGCGATCGGCCAGTTCGACCTCTTCGCCGGCTTCGAGGACCAGGAGCCCGAGGCGTCGCTGACCACCGAGATCCCGGACCTGCCGGAGTGGGAGAAGAAGGACAAGCTCTCCTTCGAACGGGACATGCTTGGCCTCTACGTCTCCGACCACCCCCTGCAGGGCCTGGAGGGGCTGCTGAGCCAGCACGCGGACCAGACCATCACCTCGGTGATCGGCGAAGACGGGCCGAACGACGGCGCCATCATCACCATCGCAGGCATGATCACCTCGCTGAGCCGCCGGATCGCCAAGGCCAGCGGCAACGCCTATGCCCGTGCCGAAGTCGAGGACCTTGGCGGCTCGATGGAAGTCATGTTCTTTGGGCAGGTCTACGGACCCATAGCCTCGGTGCTTGCCGAGGACCTGATCGTGGTGGTCAAGGGCCGCCTGCAGAAGCGCGACGACGGCGCCGTCACCTTGAACTGCATGGAACTCTCGGTCCCGGACCTGAGCGACAGCATGAACGGCCCCGTGGTGATCACGATGCAGACGCACAAGGCGACCGAATCCGTGGTGACCGAGCTCGGAGATGTGTTGCGGACGCACCGCGGTACCTCGGAGGTCCGGCTGCACCTGCAGGGGGACACCCGGGTCGAGGTCATGGGGCTGCCGGTCCATCTGAGGGTCAACCCGGATCCGTCCCTGTTCGGTGACCTGAAGGTGCTGCTCGGCCCGACCTGCCTGGACGGCTAG
- a CDS encoding RluA family pseudouridine synthase: MSEHSSPAAPASRRLVVPADLAGTRVDAGLAQLMDVSRSQAATLIAEGNVSSNGKAVGKSLKLVAGAVLYVVVPERRDPLEIVEEVVEGLKILLDDDEFVVIDKPVGVAAHPSPGWVGPTVVGGLAGLGYRISTSGAPERAGIVHRLDVGTSGVMVVAKTEDAYTVLKRAFKERTVDKVYHAVVQGLPDPLAGTIDAPIGRHPGHDWRFAVIEGGRDSITHYEVLEAFGKASLVEVHLETGRTHQIRVHFAALRHPCAGDLTYGADPRLAATLGLTRQWLHARELSFDHPRTGERVTVTSEYPQDLAYALAVLESGEA; the protein is encoded by the coding sequence ATGTCTGAGCACAGCTCACCGGCGGCCCCGGCGTCGCGGCGCCTTGTGGTGCCCGCTGACCTTGCCGGGACCAGGGTGGATGCCGGGCTGGCGCAACTGATGGATGTCTCCCGCTCACAGGCCGCCACACTGATTGCCGAAGGCAACGTCAGCAGCAACGGCAAAGCCGTCGGGAAATCCCTCAAGCTCGTCGCCGGCGCCGTGCTGTATGTCGTCGTGCCGGAACGGCGGGACCCGCTGGAAATCGTGGAGGAAGTTGTGGAAGGCTTGAAGATCCTGCTGGACGATGACGAGTTCGTTGTCATCGACAAGCCCGTCGGCGTGGCGGCGCACCCGTCGCCCGGCTGGGTGGGCCCCACGGTGGTGGGCGGCCTGGCGGGGCTGGGGTACCGGATCTCGACGTCCGGGGCCCCCGAGCGCGCCGGTATCGTCCACCGGCTCGACGTCGGGACCTCCGGCGTCATGGTGGTCGCCAAGACCGAAGACGCCTACACGGTCCTCAAGCGGGCCTTCAAGGAGCGCACGGTGGACAAGGTGTACCACGCCGTCGTCCAGGGCCTCCCGGACCCGCTGGCCGGCACGATCGACGCGCCGATCGGCCGCCACCCCGGCCATGACTGGCGCTTCGCCGTGATCGAGGGCGGGCGCGACTCCATCACGCACTACGAGGTCCTGGAAGCGTTCGGCAAGGCGTCGCTGGTCGAGGTGCACCTGGAAACCGGTCGCACCCACCAGATCCGCGTGCACTTCGCGGCACTGCGCCATCCCTGTGCCGGCGACCTGACCTACGGGGCGGATCCGCGGCTCGCCGCGACCCTGGGCCTCACCCGGCAATGGCTGCACGCCCGGGAACTGTCCTTCGACCATCCCCGGACGGGGGAGCGGGTGACCGTGACGAGCGAGTACCCGCAGGACCTTGCCTACGCCCTGGCAGTCCTGGAATCCGGCGAAGCCTGA
- the lspA gene encoding signal peptidase II, translating into MTDAPSSDAMQPADTTKPARAAAPAESTLADADLPSPAQPVPLRPRRRRGLLWLFAACAVFAYVFDQLTKLWVTSTMIEGERIPVLPPLLHWYYIRNSGAAFSIGENITWLFTIIMAAVSVAILLQLRKLGSRWWALALGLLLGGALGNLTDRLFRDPSFAMGHVVDFIQLPNFAIFNIADSAVVSAVVLICLLTLLGISLDGSRHPKDAKDTVEHDV; encoded by the coding sequence ATGACCGACGCACCATCATCTGACGCCATGCAGCCAGCCGACACCACCAAGCCTGCGCGGGCTGCGGCGCCGGCGGAATCCACCCTTGCCGACGCCGACCTTCCCAGCCCCGCGCAGCCCGTGCCCTTGCGGCCGCGCCGGCGGCGCGGACTGCTCTGGCTGTTCGCCGCATGCGCGGTTTTTGCCTATGTCTTCGACCAGCTGACCAAGCTCTGGGTAACCAGCACCATGATCGAGGGTGAGCGGATCCCCGTCCTGCCGCCGCTGCTGCACTGGTACTACATCCGCAACTCCGGGGCGGCATTTTCGATCGGTGAGAACATCACCTGGCTGTTCACCATCATCATGGCGGCCGTCTCCGTCGCGATCCTGCTGCAACTGCGCAAGCTCGGATCCCGGTGGTGGGCCCTCGCACTCGGGCTGCTGCTCGGCGGCGCGCTAGGCAACCTGACGGACCGGCTGTTCCGGGATCCGTCCTTCGCCATGGGCCATGTGGTGGATTTCATCCAGCTGCCCAACTTCGCGATCTTCAACATCGCAGACTCAGCTGTGGTGTCCGCCGTCGTGCTGATCTGCCTGCTGACCCTGCTGGGCATCTCGCTGGACGGTTCACGCCATCCGAAGGACGCCAAGGACACGGTGGAACACGATGTCTGA
- a CDS encoding DivIVA domain-containing protein: MALTPEDVVNKRFQPTKFREGYDQDEVDDFLDEIVVELRRLNQENDELRKKLAELGAGTPASSAAAAPVVEKVPAPVKAENEDRAKAEAEAKAAELAKKKEAEQAPAQAAAPARAAVTTPVSESAAGLLAMAQQMHDKHIADGQQQRDKIIAEAQIEASSLVNDAQEKSRKILGALEQQRSVLERKVEQLRGFERDYRSRLKAYIEGQLRDLDARGSVAAAEVGEAS; the protein is encoded by the coding sequence ATGGCTTTGACGCCAGAAGACGTTGTCAACAAGCGCTTTCAGCCGACCAAGTTCCGCGAAGGCTACGACCAGGACGAAGTTGATGACTTCCTGGATGAAATCGTCGTCGAACTGCGGCGCCTGAACCAGGAGAACGACGAACTGCGCAAGAAGCTCGCCGAACTCGGCGCCGGCACGCCGGCCAGCTCCGCCGCGGCGGCCCCCGTCGTGGAAAAGGTTCCGGCACCCGTCAAGGCCGAAAATGAGGACCGGGCCAAGGCAGAAGCCGAGGCCAAGGCAGCGGAACTTGCCAAGAAGAAGGAAGCCGAGCAGGCTCCGGCCCAGGCAGCCGCCCCGGCCCGCGCCGCCGTCACCACCCCGGTCTCCGAGTCCGCCGCTGGCCTGCTTGCCATGGCGCAGCAGATGCACGACAAGCACATCGCCGACGGCCAGCAGCAGCGCGACAAGATCATCGCCGAGGCACAGATCGAGGCAAGCAGCCTGGTCAACGATGCCCAGGAAAAGTCCCGCAAGATCCTCGGTGCCCTCGAGCAGCAGCGCTCCGTGCTGGAACGCAAGGTTGAGCAGCTGCGGGGCTTCGAGCGCGACTACCGTTCACGCCTGAAGGCCTACATCGAAGGCCAGCTCCGCGACCTCGATGCCCGCGGTTCGGTTGCGGCCGCCGAGGTTGGCGAAGCCAGCTAA
- a CDS encoding YggT family protein: MGIVFGLVYIALLLYFIALVIRLVFDWVQMFARSWRPRGVALVAAHAVYSVTDRPLKLLRRLIPPLRLGGISLDLGFLLLFLAVSVAMGVARSLAYAQPIPA, encoded by the coding sequence ATGGGAATTGTTTTCGGACTTGTCTATATCGCGTTGTTGCTCTATTTCATTGCGCTGGTCATCCGCCTGGTTTTTGACTGGGTGCAGATGTTTGCCCGGAGTTGGCGGCCGCGCGGTGTGGCACTTGTGGCGGCGCATGCTGTGTATTCCGTCACTGACAGGCCGCTCAAACTGCTGCGGCGCCTGATTCCGCCCCTCCGGCTGGGCGGTATCTCGCTGGATTTGGGTTTCCTGCTGCTTTTCCTGGCTGTCAGTGTGGCCATGGGAGTGGCCAGGAGCCTGGCATACGCGCAGCCGATTCCGGCATGA